A single window of Onychomys torridus chromosome 8, mOncTor1.1, whole genome shotgun sequence DNA harbors:
- the Smim22 gene encoding small integral membrane protein 22 isoform X1, with translation MGRSAEELGQELEATAEEVLGRLKSRQLFQSEWDVAAFVVFLIFVGTVVVLLLLVVIHCCCCCCCSPSPRPRKVSPGKEKPKGVDNLALEP, from the exons ATGGGACGGTCTGCTGAGGAGCTGGGGCAGGAGCTGGAGGCCACTGCAGAGGAagtactggggaggctgaagagCCGCCAGCTGTTCCAGTCTGAGTGGGACGTCGCTGCCTTTGTGGTCTTTCTCATATTTGTGG GCACTGTGGTGGTGTTGCTGTTACTGGTTGTcattcactgctgctgctgttgctgctgcagcccctcccccaggccccGGAAGGTGAGCCCCGGGAAG GAAAAGCCCAAGGGTGTGGATAACTTGGCTCTGGAACCTTAA
- the Smim22 gene encoding small integral membrane protein 22 isoform X2: MGRSAEELGQELEATAEEVLGRLKSRQLFQSEWDVAAFVVFLIFVGTVVVLLLLVVIHCCCCCCCSPSPRPRKEKPKGVDNLALEP, translated from the exons ATGGGACGGTCTGCTGAGGAGCTGGGGCAGGAGCTGGAGGCCACTGCAGAGGAagtactggggaggctgaagagCCGCCAGCTGTTCCAGTCTGAGTGGGACGTCGCTGCCTTTGTGGTCTTTCTCATATTTGTGG GCACTGTGGTGGTGTTGCTGTTACTGGTTGTcattcactgctgctgctgttgctgctgcagcccctcccccaggccccGGAAG GAAAAGCCCAAGGGTGTGGATAACTTGGCTCTGGAACCTTAA
- the Septin12 gene encoding septin-12 isoform X2 codes for MEERRSPSPCSSRPSSPVTPPCEMLGPVGIEAVLDQLRIKAMKTGFEFNIMVVGQSGLGKSTMVNTLFKSKVWQSSLPNLEVPMPQTLELHSMTHVIEEKGLKLKLTVTDTPGFGDQINNDKCWDPILSYINQQYEQYLQEELLITRQRHIPDTRVHCCVYFVPPTGHCLRPLDIEFLRRLCRTVNVVPVIARADSLTIEERDAFRTRIQQNLKTHCIDVYPQKCFDEDVNDRLLNSKIREQIPFAVVGADREHLVNGRCVLGRKTKWGIIEAPISRT; via the exons ATGGAGGAGAGGCGATCGCCCTCTCCCTGCTCTTCAAGGCCCTCCAGCCCCGTGACCCCACCCTGTGAGATGCTTGGACCTGTGGGCATTGAGGCTGTGTTAGACCAGCTGAGGATCAAGGCCATGAAGACTGGGTTCGAGTTCAACATCATGGTAGTTG GGCAGAGTGGGCTGGGCAAGTCCACCATGGTGAACACGCTGTTCAAGTCCAAAGTGTGGCAGTCAAGTCTACCCAACCTGGAGGTACCCATGCCACAAACATTGGAGCTGCATTCTATGACTCACG TGATCGAGGAAAAGGGCCTAAAGCTGAAGCTGACAGTGACAGATAcacctggctttggagaccagatcAACAATGACAAGTG CTGGGACCCAATCCTGAGCTACATCAACCAACAGTACGAGCAGTATCTTCAGGAGGAGCTCCTCATCACCCGCCAGCGCCACATCCCTGACACCCGTGTGCACTGCTGTGTGTACTTTGTGCCACCCACAGGCCACTG TCTACGGCCTCTGGACATTGAGTTCCTGCGGCGGCTGTGCCGGACTGTGAATGTGGTGCCTGTGATCGCCCGGGCTGACAGCCTGACCATTGAAGAGCGAGATGCCTTCAGGACCAGG ATCCAGCAAAACCTGAAAACTCACTGCATCGATGTGTACCCACAGAAGTGTTTCGATGAGGATGTCAATGACCGGCTCCTTAACAGTAAGATCCGG GAGCAGATCCCTTTTGCTGTGGTCGGGGCTGACCGAGAGCACCTGGTGAATGGGAGATGTGTCCTGGGCCGGAAGACTAAATGGGGCATCATTGAAG CTCCCATCTCCAGGACCTGA
- the Rogdi gene encoding protein rogdi homolog, with amino-acid sequence MATAMAASAAERAVLEEEFRWLLNAEVHVVLRQLQDILKEASLRFTLPGPSTEGATKQENFILGSCGTDQVKGVLTLQGDALSQADVNLKMPRNNQLLHFAFREDKQWKLQQIQDARNHVSQAVYLLANRDESYQFKTGAEVLKLMDAVMLQLTRARNRLTTPATLTLPEIAASGLTRMFAPTLPSDLLVNVYINLNKLCLTVYQLHALQPTSTKNFRPSGGAVLHSPGAMFEWGSQRLEVSHVHKVECVVPWLNDALVYFTVSLQLCQQLKDKISVFSSYWSSRPF; translated from the exons ATGGCGACCGCGATGGCTGCGAGCGCTGCGGAGCGGGCAGTGCTG GAGGAGGAGTTCCGCTGGTTGCTGAACGCTGAGGTGCACGTCGTGCTAAGACAACTGCAGGACATCCTCAAG GAGGCCTCTCTCCGCTTCACTCTCCCAGGCCCCAGCACAGAGGGAGCTACCAAGCAGGAGAACTTCATCCTGGGCAGCTGTGG CACAGACCAGGTGAAGGGTGTGCTGACTCTGCAGGGGGATGCCCTCAGCCAGGCG GATGTGAACTTGAAGATGCCTCGGAACAACCAGCTGTTACACTTTGCCTTCCGGGAGGATAAGCAGTGGAAACTACAGCAG ATCCAGGATGCCAGAAACCACGTGAGCCAAGCTGTTTACCTTCTGGCAAACCGGGATGAGAGCTACCAGTTCAAAACAGGAGCCGAGGTCCTCAAG CTCATGGATGCTGTGATGTTGCAACTGACCAGAGCCAGAAACCGGCTCACTACCCCAGCCACCCTCACCCTGCCCGAGATTGCTGCCAGCGGCCTCACG cggATGTTTGCACCTACCCTACCCTCTGACCTGCTGGTCAACGTCTACATCAACCTCAACAAACTATGCCTCACCGTGTACCAGCTGCACGCCCTGCAGCCCACCTCCACCAAG AATTTCCGCCCCTCTGGAGGTGCCGTGCTCCACAGCCCTGGGGCCATGTT TGAGTGGGGCTCACAGCGCCTAGAGGTGAGCCATGTACACAAGGTAGAATGCGTGGTCCCCTGGCTCAACGATGCCCTGGTGTACTTCACTGTCTCCCTGCAGCTCTGCCAGCAGCTCAAGGATAAG atctctgtgttttccagcTACTGGAGCTCCCGGCCCTTCTGA
- the Septin12 gene encoding septin-12 isoform X1 has translation MEERRSPSPCSSRPSSPVTPPCEMLGPVGIEAVLDQLRIKAMKTGFEFNIMVVGQSGLGKSTMVNTLFKSKVWQSSLPNLEVPMPQTLELHSMTHVIEEKGLKLKLTVTDTPGFGDQINNDKCWDPILSYINQQYEQYLQEELLITRQRHIPDTRVHCCVYFVPPTGHCLRPLDIEFLRRLCRTVNVVPVIARADSLTIEERDAFRTRIQQNLKTHCIDVYPQKCFDEDVNDRLLNSKIREQIPFAVVGADREHLVNGRCVLGRKTKWGIIEVENMAHCEFLLLRDLLIRSHLQDLKDITHNVHYENYRVLRLNESHLLPRGPGWVNLAPASPGQLMSAGSGKARKRATKDCREDEC, from the exons ATGGAGGAGAGGCGATCGCCCTCTCCCTGCTCTTCAAGGCCCTCCAGCCCCGTGACCCCACCCTGTGAGATGCTTGGACCTGTGGGCATTGAGGCTGTGTTAGACCAGCTGAGGATCAAGGCCATGAAGACTGGGTTCGAGTTCAACATCATGGTAGTTG GGCAGAGTGGGCTGGGCAAGTCCACCATGGTGAACACGCTGTTCAAGTCCAAAGTGTGGCAGTCAAGTCTACCCAACCTGGAGGTACCCATGCCACAAACATTGGAGCTGCATTCTATGACTCACG TGATCGAGGAAAAGGGCCTAAAGCTGAAGCTGACAGTGACAGATAcacctggctttggagaccagatcAACAATGACAAGTG CTGGGACCCAATCCTGAGCTACATCAACCAACAGTACGAGCAGTATCTTCAGGAGGAGCTCCTCATCACCCGCCAGCGCCACATCCCTGACACCCGTGTGCACTGCTGTGTGTACTTTGTGCCACCCACAGGCCACTG TCTACGGCCTCTGGACATTGAGTTCCTGCGGCGGCTGTGCCGGACTGTGAATGTGGTGCCTGTGATCGCCCGGGCTGACAGCCTGACCATTGAAGAGCGAGATGCCTTCAGGACCAGG ATCCAGCAAAACCTGAAAACTCACTGCATCGATGTGTACCCACAGAAGTGTTTCGATGAGGATGTCAATGACCGGCTCCTTAACAGTAAGATCCGG GAGCAGATCCCTTTTGCTGTGGTCGGGGCTGACCGAGAGCACCTGGTGAATGGGAGATGTGTCCTGGGCCGGAAGACTAAATGGGGCATCATTGAAG TGGAGAACATGGCACACTGCGAGTTTCTTCTCCTGAGAGACCTGCTCATCCG CTCCCATCTCCAGGACCTGAAAGACATCACCCACAATGTCCACTATGAGAACTACCGGGTCCTCAGACTCAATGAAAGCCACCTGCTGCCCCGAGGGCCGGGCTGGGTGAACCTGGCCCCAGCCTCCCCAGGACAGCTGATGTCCGCTGGGTCAGGGAAGGCCCGAAAGCGAGCTACTAAGGATTGCAGGGAAGATGAGTGCTGA
- the Smim22 gene encoding small integral membrane protein 22 isoform X3, which produces MSVAGEELEATAEEVLGRLKSRQLFQSEWDVAAFVVFLIFVGTVVVLLLLVVIHCCCCCCCSPSPRPRKVSPGKEKPKGVDNLALEP; this is translated from the exons ATGTCTGTTGCTGGGGAA GAGCTGGAGGCCACTGCAGAGGAagtactggggaggctgaagagCCGCCAGCTGTTCCAGTCTGAGTGGGACGTCGCTGCCTTTGTGGTCTTTCTCATATTTGTGG GCACTGTGGTGGTGTTGCTGTTACTGGTTGTcattcactgctgctgctgttgctgctgcagcccctcccccaggccccGGAAGGTGAGCCCCGGGAAG GAAAAGCCCAAGGGTGTGGATAACTTGGCTCTGGAACCTTAA